TCGGATTCGATGCTTTTCACGTGCAGAAAAATGTACAGTGATGTAATAGtttttcaaagttaaaatgtaatactcgATTGCTACGACGCTACTAagcttaatttaataacaataaaacttgaattaattttgttttattttattttactgttaaGAGCGCGTAGATCTCTATCGTTCCATACAATGGGAATACAGATTTCAAAAAACtacgtatattatttaaaaacaagtgGCATCTGTGTTGTAGTGCTTGGGTAAGTTGACTCGATTGTTAAGTGCTATTCAGAGTTGAAACTGTACgtatttagagaaaaattgcatctgttatagaaatttttggtTCTTGTATCAATTGCGACAGATATCTCGAACCCTTCAAGCTGCTATTAACACAAATGTTCTAAATTTGGAACAAGCACACGcacaatacatttatattgacGACCCTCGATTCAATGGTAATCATTGTCTaatgttgcaatatatatttgacatatCATCTgacaattgcaattaatttcctttGCTTTTAGATGTCTTTATGTTTAGAAAGAATAAAGACTTAAATGGAATTGTGCAAAAGAGATCACAGAGTCTCAGTGATATTTTAAAGAGATGGTGGAAAATAAAGAATCATAAAGTTGCATATAAGTTACTATCTATGGCGCAACATGGGGATAGAAACGAAAAATTCAAAGCTGTGACTGCTCTCGGTTCTGTCATACACTTGAAAGGTAGgcttacaaaatattgatatacactttctttgaaatataatagatttaaCTTCTAGAATCTACAGTTATTCTTTAtagaatacataaattttagattgGCAATATCGTCACTTAGCACAGATGTTAGACGCTAGAACAGCAGTATCCCTTGCAAGAATGCCAAATGTAAATTCGAAATTCTTTTTGCAACCACCGTACTATcatgtacaatataatttacatgtatgtaatacaatagtttaaaaatcttaaaactatgtatttgtaagaaatattttaccaatatttttctatcttatgtttgataaaatatgtttatattaacataaaatgaaTTGTCTATTTTTACAGGATGTGCTTGAAAAAGTACACTTATTGCTGCTACAGCTGAATACTTTATGTGATAACACACATCTCTGTCTTACACAATTTCttagtaaaaaattcaaagactTGCATCGAGTGAGtatctaaatatacataaaagaaaattattcacaaTGTAAGGGCATAATTTAGAGTTTAAAAAAgagtataataaacatatatataattaattatattacgtcTGATGTGCAGTATCTCGAATGGTTTGATCATGACTCAGCAAGCGTGGGTCTTTCTGTGGAACCAACAACAGTTTGGGATAATGAACTACTCAAGAACTGCATTCAAGCGATATGTCATCATTCTTCTGTAGAACAGTATAGCAAACGTAAGATATGAAAGTACTGTATATTCTTTTgtgcaattttacaaattaatatatactctACATTTTTggttaatttttgaattttagatCTGGTCGATGCTGGAGCTTTGCCAATATTAATAACGATACAGAAAATGTTCAGCGATGACATAGAAATGTGCATATTGCTTGCGagaataatatgcaatatatctCTTCATTCCAAATATTTAGAGAGCATCTACGAATCTGGTAAGATTACTCAGTGATGTTTatactaatatattattgatatatctgaaataattgTCTTGGATAGGCTGGATCGGTATATTGCTACGTTGGTCCCGCAGCGATGACATCCGTTTATCGGCGCTGGCAACTTCTGCATTAGCAAACTTGGACGTGGATGGAAACGAGAAGGCGAAATATCCGCAGAATGTTTATCTTCTTTACCCTCTGCATAGAGTTCACGCAACTACGAAGATGGATGTCGTGTTTCTGCATGGACTGCTAGGTGGAGTTTTCGTTACCTGGAGACAACGTGATGTAAACACCTCTGCATTTGAAGTTATAGGTTTGTTGATACAGCCGTATGATTTgtcaactttattttttttttatgttatttctcGCAATAAATCAcgtctatttttattacacatttatttatataaatttgtagatGAGAATATGTTGAATGAGACCACAGATTATTTACCTACTATGACCGATGATGATCGTCCTGAGGAATACTTTAAAGACTTGGTTCGCGATCTACACTTGTATGAATGGAGAAAATTAGGTCACGATTTCGAAATTGTACTGGACGATTGTCCGCTCAACACGAAACGAAATGCTGACGCGTGCGGACCTTACTTTTGCCGAGGGTAGATTTTCACgtaattataaactttagAATAATATGAGTGAAATATTTGTGGTGCATAAAGCACAGctttcataaatattgtattcaaccaatcttaaattttcacacgcaatatttttagaaatgatGCCTGCATGACGAGTGCCTCTACAACGCGATGTTGGCCCAAAGATTGGTTACCCAAGGATATACCATCCTTACGAATCATAGGTGTTAACTATGATACTAGTTTATCCATGTGGACGCCTTACTGCCCAATAGAAAGTATGAGGTGAGTGTTGTATTTCATTTAGAAAAACCGCATTGAAGTATTCTAATTCTTGCCcgttttctataaataattaaatatatcaacaaTTATATCGCAtgttaatatcttattttattaggAGCAATATTAAAGAGAGAAGCGAGGAATTTGTTACCAAATTGACAATGGCAAATATAGGGCAGCGGCCACTTATATGGGTTGGCCACTCAATGGGTGGAttgttagttaaaaaaatgcttGTAGAAGGTAAAGGGATTTAATTtggatacatttttatattcttttataaatatatgtgctcacaaaatttattatcgttgctattattattgttaatattatatcatgaTTATGTTGCTTTTATAGAGTGGAAAACTGGAGATAAACACGGTATCTGCAAGAATACTAAAGCTATCCTATTTTATGGTACTCCTCATCGAGGTTCCCATCTGGCGGCTCTAAAGCAAACAACGCAAATGTTGGTGTGGCCTACGGTCGAAGTTCAAGAGCTACGTGAAGGTAATTATCAATCTATTTACTTTTACTTACAATTGACGCATAATTTATCAT
This genomic window from Linepithema humile isolate Giens D197 chromosome 5, Lhum_UNIL_v1.0, whole genome shotgun sequence contains:
- the LOC105675390 gene encoding protein SERAC1 isoform X1 — encoded protein: MGIQISKNYVYYLKTSGICVVVLGNFWFLYQLRQISRTLQAAINTNVLNLEQAHAQYIYIDDPRFNDVFMFRKNKDLNGIVQKRSQSLSDILKRWWKIKNHKVAYKLLSMAQHGDRNEKFKAVTALGSVIHLKDWQYRHLAQMLDARTAVSLARMPNVNSKFFLQPPYYHVQYNLHDVLEKVHLLLLQLNTLCDNTHLCLTQFLSKKFKDLHRYLEWFDHDSASVGLSVEPTTVWDNELLKNCIQAICHHSSVEQYSKHLVDAGALPILITIQKMFSDDIEMCILLARIICNISLHSKYLESIYESGWIGILLRWSRSDDIRLSALATSALANLDVDGNEKAKYPQNVYLLYPLHRVHATTKMDVVFLHGLLGGVFVTWRQRDVNTSAFEVIDENMLNETTDYLPTMTDDDRPEEYFKDLVRDLHLYEWRKLGHDFEIVLDDCPLNTKRNADACGPYFCRGNDACMTSASTTRCWPKDWLPKDIPSLRIIGVNYDTSLSMWTPYCPIESMRSNIKERSEEFVTKLTMANIGQRPLIWVGHSMGGLLVKKMLVEEWKTGDKHGICKNTKAILFYGTPHRGSHLAALKQTTQMLVWPTVEVQELREGSPQLLKLHEEFLKMLEEYHIEIVSFAEAKPTLLTALKFPFQFVSLESADPDVGEFFEIAQDHLSICKPAGRQSFLYQKLLSVLRHHVNPQIKTTIPWIRDTLSTLL
- the LOC105675390 gene encoding protein SERAC1 isoform X2, which produces MLDARTAVSLARMPNVNSKFFLQPPYYHVQYNLHDVLEKVHLLLLQLNTLCDNTHLCLTQFLSKKFKDLHRYLEWFDHDSASVGLSVEPTTVWDNELLKNCIQAICHHSSVEQYSKHLVDAGALPILITIQKMFSDDIEMCILLARIICNISLHSKYLESIYESGWIGILLRWSRSDDIRLSALATSALANLDVDGNEKAKYPQNVYLLYPLHRVHATTKMDVVFLHGLLGGVFVTWRQRDVNTSAFEVIDENMLNETTDYLPTMTDDDRPEEYFKDLVRDLHLYEWRKLGHDFEIVLDDCPLNTKRNADACGPYFCRGNDACMTSASTTRCWPKDWLPKDIPSLRIIGVNYDTSLSMWTPYCPIESMRSNIKERSEEFVTKLTMANIGQRPLIWVGHSMGGLLVKKMLVEEWKTGDKHGICKNTKAILFYGTPHRGSHLAALKQTTQMLVWPTVEVQELREGSPQLLKLHEEFLKMLEEYHIEIVSFAEAKPTLLTALKFPFQFVSLESADPDVGEFFEIAQDHLSICKPAGRQSFLYQKLLSVLRHHVNPQIKTTIPWIRDTLSTLL